A single region of the Thermotoga profunda AZM34c06 genome encodes:
- a CDS encoding sodium-translocating pyrophosphatase: MLVLFTATIFTIAYVILLTFKILDNSPGNAQTIELSQIIQKGARSFLIGEYLVFFPVVFVLAILLFAFLGWTVAVSFLIGAVFSTLAGFFGMTIATKSNARTSWAALSGMTKALKVAFSGGAAMGLTVSALGLLGLGFVYELTGDMTCVSYYSLGASFVALFARVGGGIYTKAADVGADIVGKTEANLPEDDPRNPAVIADNVGDNVGDVAGMGADLYESYVGSIFSALALASFMNNEKAVNVVLFIVIFGLLSSVISVITTSLTLQRFKSPATALRFGTILSSVLLLGSVLIYSIYLSWFEVFFVVLCGVFVGIGVGFLTELYTSGKKIASLAKSALTGPSNILINGIALGMESTTVVTIFIVAAVLLSHKLLGLFGVALSAVGMLSTLGMNLSIDAYGPIADNAGGIAQMAKLEENARQITDQLDAVGNTTAAMGKGFAITSAALTSLALFSNYANVTHLSALDIKDPSLFTGALIGAMLPFLFCALTMKAVGDAANEMVEEIRRQIKEIPGLVSGQTKPNYNRCIQIATRGALRRMVFPSLLAIVSPILSYLILGTAGTAGLLIGSTVCGVMVAIFMANSGGAWDNAKKYVEEGHYGGKGSIAHKAAVIGDTVGDPLKDTSGPSINILIKLMAITSVVIVSLIGR, from the coding sequence TTGTTGGTACTATTCACTGCAACCATATTTACGATAGCATATGTGATTTTACTGACCTTCAAAATTCTCGACAATAGTCCTGGGAATGCACAGACAATAGAGCTTTCACAGATTATTCAAAAAGGTGCCAGATCATTTTTGATTGGAGAATACTTGGTTTTCTTTCCTGTAGTCTTTGTTCTTGCCATCCTTTTGTTTGCTTTTCTCGGATGGACTGTAGCTGTTTCATTTCTCATTGGTGCTGTTTTCTCAACGCTTGCTGGTTTTTTTGGGATGACCATTGCAACCAAATCCAATGCACGCACAAGCTGGGCTGCACTATCTGGTATGACGAAGGCTTTGAAAGTAGCCTTTAGTGGTGGTGCAGCGATGGGTCTCACGGTTTCTGCGCTCGGTTTGCTCGGTCTTGGATTTGTTTATGAATTAACAGGTGATATGACTTGTGTCAGTTATTATTCGCTTGGGGCATCCTTTGTAGCTCTTTTTGCAAGAGTCGGTGGTGGTATATACACAAAGGCAGCCGATGTTGGAGCCGACATCGTTGGAAAAACCGAAGCAAATCTTCCAGAAGATGATCCCAGAAACCCAGCGGTGATTGCAGATAATGTTGGTGATAATGTTGGTGATGTAGCTGGAATGGGTGCCGATCTCTATGAATCTTATGTTGGCTCGATCTTCTCAGCACTCGCACTTGCCAGCTTTATGAACAATGAAAAGGCTGTTAATGTCGTATTGTTCATTGTGATCTTTGGACTATTGAGTTCTGTCATCTCTGTGATTACAACTTCTCTCACCCTTCAGAGATTCAAAAGTCCCGCCACAGCGTTGAGATTTGGAACAATTTTATCCAGCGTTTTATTGCTCGGTTCGGTTTTGATTTACTCGATTTATTTGTCTTGGTTTGAAGTCTTTTTCGTGGTCTTGTGTGGAGTCTTTGTTGGGATTGGAGTTGGGTTTTTGACTGAACTGTATACTTCTGGAAAAAAGATTGCAAGTCTTGCAAAATCTGCATTGACAGGACCATCGAATATATTGATCAACGGTATTGCGCTTGGTATGGAATCTACCACCGTTGTCACTATATTCATAGTTGCCGCTGTTTTACTTTCTCACAAGCTACTTGGACTTTTTGGAGTGGCGTTATCCGCTGTGGGGATGTTATCCACACTTGGTATGAATCTTTCAATCGATGCTTATGGTCCTATAGCGGACAATGCGGGTGGAATCGCTCAAATGGCGAAACTTGAAGAGAATGCAAGACAAATCACAGATCAACTCGATGCTGTTGGTAACACCACCGCGGCAATGGGAAAGGGTTTTGCAATAACATCTGCGGCATTGACTTCACTTGCACTTTTCTCTAATTATGCAAATGTCACTCATCTGAGCGCTCTTGATATAAAAGATCCTTCTCTTTTCACGGGGGCTTTGATTGGTGCGATGCTCCCATTCCTGTTCTGTGCTCTAACCATGAAGGCAGTTGGGGATGCCGCGAATGAAATGGTAGAAGAGATAAGAAGACAGATCAAAGAGATCCCAGGTTTAGTATCAGGACAGACAAAACCAAATTACAATCGTTGCATTCAAATTGCGACAAGGGGAGCTCTTAGAAGAATGGTCTTTCCATCTTTGCTTGCAATTGTAAGCCCTATTTTGAGCTATCTCATACTGGGAACTGCCGGAACCGCAGGATTGCTCATTGGTTCAACGGTCTGCGGAGTTATGGTTGCAATCTTCATGGCAAATTCAGGTGGAGCATGGGATAACGCCAAAAAGTATGTTGAAGAAGGGCATTATGGTGGAAAGGGTTCGATAGCACACAAAGCAGCGGTGATAGGGGATACCGTTGGAGATCCTCTCAAAGATACATCGGGACCTTCAATCAATATTCTCATCAAGCTCATGGCGATTACATCGGTTGTAATAGTTTCTCTGATTGGGAGGTAG
- a CDS encoding M20 metallopeptidase family protein gives MNEIELRHLLHQKPELAFNEYETQKILVDYIEQLGYKDVRKIGTGIVVVKKTSQGPFVLLRAEMDGLPIVEKTNCTFQSQNNFMHACGHDFHMASVCWAMRKVIENDLKGNYIFVFQPAEESGAGAIQILDYLKKENMEISAAIAMHVTDEYEAGTIASRVGVLFSASCEVDVVFKGVAAHAAFHKEGRDAIRSCVDFLQKIYQTNWTDDLVWFGRLEAGSARNIVADRALVQGTVRSKDLKSVENRLIQIKQIAQESCEVSGATCELIKGSVYRQVEVEENLYWLLRKIAVRKDMKFIESPIKLTAEDFGYFSGHFPTLMYWFGTKKERSYGLHSPWFLPSDELIEVAGELFFEILEQLS, from the coding sequence TTGAACGAAATAGAATTGAGACATCTTTTGCATCAAAAGCCTGAGCTCGCTTTTAATGAGTACGAAACGCAAAAAATCTTAGTTGATTACATTGAGCAATTAGGTTATAAAGACGTAAGAAAAATAGGGACGGGTATCGTTGTCGTAAAAAAGACCTCGCAAGGCCCATTTGTACTACTTCGCGCCGAAATGGATGGCCTACCGATCGTTGAGAAAACTAATTGTACCTTTCAATCACAGAACAATTTTATGCATGCATGTGGTCATGATTTTCACATGGCATCTGTTTGTTGGGCGATGCGCAAAGTGATTGAGAATGATTTGAAAGGTAATTACATTTTTGTATTTCAACCTGCAGAAGAATCAGGTGCTGGTGCTATTCAAATCTTGGATTATCTCAAAAAAGAGAATATGGAAATATCTGCAGCAATTGCGATGCATGTGACCGATGAATACGAAGCTGGGACGATCGCATCTCGAGTGGGCGTACTCTTTAGTGCATCATGCGAAGTAGATGTCGTCTTTAAAGGTGTTGCCGCTCACGCTGCATTTCATAAAGAAGGTAGAGATGCGATCAGATCGTGTGTAGATTTTCTACAAAAGATATACCAAACAAATTGGACAGATGACTTAGTCTGGTTTGGTAGATTAGAAGCTGGATCTGCAAGAAATATAGTTGCAGATAGGGCCTTAGTACAGGGAACGGTTAGATCCAAAGATCTAAAATCTGTTGAAAACAGATTGATTCAGATCAAACAGATTGCACAAGAGTCTTGTGAAGTTTCTGGAGCAACTTGCGAATTGATCAAGGGATCTGTCTACAGACAGGTTGAAGTTGAAGAAAATCTCTATTGGTTGCTGAGAAAAATAGCTGTAAGAAAGGATATGAAGTTCATTGAATCTCCCATCAAGTTGACTGCTGAAGATTTTGGATATTTTTCTGGGCATTTTCCAACGCTTATGTATTGGTTTGGTACGAAAAAAGAAAGATCTTATGGCCTGCACAGCCCTTGGTTTTTGCCTTCAGATGAGTTAATTGAAGTGGCAGGTGAACTTTTTTTCGAAATTCTTGAACAATTGAGTTGA
- a CDS encoding aspartate aminotransferase family protein has protein sequence MNHLCGVYKPFDLQIDHAQGIYIYTKDGKKFIDTFSGIGVLAFGHCDRDIENAMIQKMKRYTHISNFFLDEDTETVAMNLIQRTRRQGKVFFSNSGAEANEAALKAIKKLKKGTIIAFEQDFHGRTLGSLSITGFPNLREPFTPLLPDIVFLPHNNPELFRQFVEQNQIAGVFVESLLGTGGLKSISNNMARTIMEMKEKKGFLLVADEVQSGLGRTGRFFCYEHFGLKPDIITVAKALGGGLPLGATIFLDEIMDVFKYSEHGSTFAPNPVALAGASVVLKKIDDTLISQVRQKGEYLKNELKFINNGLVKEVRGLGLMIGVEVSVDPERLKQVAFKNGLLLNIVNRNVVRFLPPLNIDYKEIDMIVELFENSIKEVDFERNRIETSFASKA, from the coding sequence GTGAATCACTTATGTGGTGTTTACAAACCTTTTGATTTGCAGATCGATCATGCACAGGGTATATATATTTATACAAAAGATGGGAAGAAATTCATTGATACGTTTTCTGGTATAGGTGTTTTGGCTTTTGGTCATTGTGATAGAGATATTGAGAATGCGATGATCCAAAAGATGAAGCGGTACACTCATATCTCCAATTTTTTTCTTGATGAAGACACTGAGACCGTGGCAATGAATCTAATCCAAAGAACAAGACGTCAAGGAAAGGTTTTCTTTTCAAACTCTGGAGCAGAAGCAAATGAAGCGGCATTGAAAGCCATAAAAAAATTGAAGAAAGGTACAATTATTGCATTCGAACAAGATTTTCATGGCAGGACTCTTGGATCTCTTTCAATAACAGGATTTCCAAATCTTAGGGAACCATTCACTCCACTCTTGCCAGATATAGTTTTTCTGCCACATAACAATCCAGAACTGTTCAGACAATTTGTGGAACAAAACCAAATAGCAGGTGTATTTGTCGAAAGCCTTCTTGGTACTGGAGGTTTAAAATCGATCTCAAATAACATGGCAAGAACTATTATGGAAATGAAAGAGAAGAAAGGTTTTCTACTCGTTGCCGATGAAGTTCAATCTGGACTTGGTAGGACTGGTAGATTTTTCTGTTATGAACACTTTGGATTGAAACCAGATATCATCACTGTTGCAAAAGCACTTGGAGGAGGGCTCCCACTTGGAGCAACGATCTTTTTGGACGAGATAATGGATGTCTTTAAGTATTCAGAACACGGTTCAACATTTGCACCAAATCCAGTTGCTTTGGCAGGTGCCAGTGTTGTACTGAAAAAAATCGATGATACATTGATCTCTCAAGTAAGACAAAAGGGTGAATACCTGAAAAATGAACTCAAATTCATAAATAATGGACTGGTAAAGGAGGTCAGGGGGCTTGGTTTAATGATTGGTGTCGAAGTGAGTGTTGATCCAGAAAGACTGAAGCAGGTGGCTTTCAAAAATGGACTTTTGTTGAATATAGTTAATCGGAATGTTGTGCGTTTCTTACCACCGTTGAATATTGATTATAAAGAGATAGACATGATAGTAGAATTGTTTGAAAATAGCATTAAGGAGGTTGACTTTGAACGAAATAGAATTGAGACATCTTTTGCATCAAAAGCCTGA
- the dapD gene encoding 2,3,4,5-tetrahydropyridine-2,6-dicarboxylate N-acetyltransferase, with protein MTEVQVESENFTQNLTTNAIIELISKSKKKTPVTAYVKGDFRKVDLGNLHFFGTQNFGIIVGEYEELKKFIQENQHRIQDIHIEVHARNSALPLADLTKYNARIEPGAIIRDLVQIGDGAVIMMGAVINIGAIIGEKTMIDMNTVIGGRAIIGKNCHIGAGAVIAGVIEPPSAKPVVIEDDVVVGANAVVLEGVTVGRGAVVAAGAVVINDVEPFTVVAGIPARFIKKVDEKTKEKTKIVEALRSLPTERGVFL; from the coding sequence ATGACAGAGGTTCAGGTTGAAAGTGAAAATTTTACACAAAACTTGACAACCAACGCAATTATCGAGTTGATCAGCAAATCTAAGAAAAAAACCCCAGTTACTGCTTACGTGAAAGGAGACTTTAGAAAGGTTGATCTTGGTAATCTCCATTTTTTTGGAACTCAGAATTTTGGAATAATCGTTGGTGAATATGAAGAACTCAAAAAATTTATTCAGGAAAACCAACACAGAATCCAGGATATTCACATCGAAGTGCACGCAAGAAATTCCGCACTTCCTCTGGCAGATCTTACAAAATACAATGCACGGATTGAACCAGGAGCAATTATCCGAGATCTTGTGCAAATCGGCGATGGCGCAGTTATCATGATGGGTGCTGTCATAAATATCGGTGCAATTATAGGTGAAAAAACAATGATTGACATGAACACTGTAATTGGTGGGAGGGCGATCATCGGGAAAAATTGCCATATCGGTGCTGGTGCAGTAATAGCAGGAGTTATAGAACCACCGAGTGCAAAACCTGTAGTCATCGAAGATGATGTCGTGGTTGGTGCAAATGCAGTCGTTTTAGAGGGAGTCACAGTGGGTAGAGGTGCAGTTGTTGCAGCCGGTGCAGTTGTCATCAACGATGTAGAACCGTTCACGGTTGTCGCAGGCATCCCAGCAAGATTCATCAAAAAGGTTGATGAAAAGACTAAGGAAAAAACCAAAATCGTAGAAGCTCTTAGAAGTTTGCCGACAGAACGGGGGGTATTCTTGTGA
- the pfp gene encoding diphosphate--fructose-6-phosphate 1-phosphotransferase, whose amino-acid sequence MAERVAILVGGGPAPGINSVINAVTIEAVNNDLEVIGIYDGFEHLMKGRTDMIRPLNISDVSRIHIEGGSILRTSRANPTKKTEDLQNVLKSLKDLKISYLVTIGGDDTAFSASAVSKVSGGTIRVAHVPKTIDNDLPLPGGMPTFGFETARHLGTELVYNLMQDSRTTNRWYFVVAMGRKAGHLALGIGKSASAALTIIGEEFRKEKITLSEVCDVLETTILKRRVLGRNDGLAIIAEGIGEMIDPQELANIPGVTVERDPHGHIRLSEIPLATILKREIQKRFAQRGEKINIIDVTLGYELRCARPIPFDIDYTRTLGYGAVRFLLGDFEKHLSGGMICVENGRIRILPFEELIDPATGRTKVRMVDINSEHYRVARGYMIRLTKKDLQDTTMLSKLANAAKMNVEEFLKRFSWVTEI is encoded by the coding sequence ATGGCTGAAAGAGTTGCGATACTTGTCGGTGGAGGCCCTGCACCTGGTATCAACAGCGTTATAAATGCTGTCACTATTGAGGCAGTCAATAACGATCTGGAGGTAATAGGAATCTACGATGGCTTTGAGCATTTGATGAAAGGTCGAACTGATATGATCCGCCCACTTAATATTTCAGATGTTTCTCGCATTCACATCGAAGGTGGATCGATCCTGAGAACTTCAAGGGCAAATCCAACCAAGAAAACCGAAGATCTTCAAAATGTTTTGAAAAGCCTTAAAGATCTCAAGATCAGTTATTTGGTAACCATTGGTGGAGACGATACCGCCTTTTCGGCTTCCGCCGTATCAAAGGTAAGCGGAGGTACGATCCGTGTCGCACATGTTCCAAAGACAATCGATAACGATCTACCTTTACCTGGTGGTATGCCAACATTTGGGTTTGAAACCGCACGCCACCTTGGAACCGAACTTGTGTACAATCTGATGCAGGACTCAAGAACAACAAACAGGTGGTATTTCGTCGTTGCAATGGGTAGAAAAGCAGGACATCTGGCTTTGGGAATAGGAAAATCTGCGAGTGCGGCTTTAACTATTATTGGTGAAGAGTTCAGAAAGGAAAAAATAACACTCTCGGAAGTTTGTGATGTACTTGAGACGACAATACTCAAAAGACGTGTGCTTGGAAGAAACGATGGTCTTGCGATAATAGCCGAGGGTATAGGAGAGATGATAGATCCACAAGAATTGGCGAATATCCCTGGTGTGACAGTTGAGCGAGACCCACATGGACACATAAGACTGAGTGAGATACCTTTGGCTACCATATTAAAACGTGAAATTCAGAAACGTTTTGCTCAAAGGGGAGAAAAGATCAACATCATAGACGTCACATTGGGTTATGAGTTAAGGTGCGCAAGACCAATTCCATTTGACATCGATTACACCAGAACCCTTGGATACGGTGCCGTGAGATTCTTACTCGGAGATTTTGAAAAACACCTATCTGGTGGCATGATCTGTGTTGAAAATGGAAGAATCAGAATATTACCTTTTGAAGAACTCATCGATCCAGCAACCGGCAGGACAAAGGTGCGAATGGTAGATATCAACTCAGAACACTACCGCGTTGCTCGTGGTTATATGATAAGGCTCACCAAAAAAGATTTACAAGATACCACTATGCTCTCAAAACTGGCAAATGCAGCAAAGATGAATGTTGAAGAGTTCCTCAAAAGATTTTCATGGGTTACAGAAATATGA
- a CDS encoding HAD family hydrolase has protein sequence MDAIIFDMDGVLIETESIYRETFKEILSQYNVPFSDDFFLQLTGTTLEKGGAEKIIREFNLPLNEKQFIEKIYEVFDRFSQQLQPREGVMETIKALKMLNKKVAVATSTVKNAALKRLQRTGLIDFFDVMIFGDEVLKSKPDPEIYLHTLKKLGVEGSRVVVFEDSVNGIRSAINAGIVVVFGVLHDRNHPQSLIEAGAKYVQKPPEIFSFFLQKILHFQRDELYS, from the coding sequence GTGGATGCAATTATTTTTGATATGGACGGTGTCTTGATTGAGACTGAGAGTATATACAGAGAAACATTCAAGGAAATCCTTTCACAGTATAATGTGCCATTCTCAGATGATTTTTTCCTTCAATTAACTGGAACCACGCTTGAAAAAGGTGGTGCAGAAAAGATCATAAGGGAATTCAACCTACCTTTAAATGAAAAACAGTTCATAGAGAAAATCTACGAGGTTTTTGACAGATTTTCACAACAATTGCAACCAAGAGAAGGAGTTATGGAAACTATAAAAGCTCTCAAAATGTTGAACAAGAAAGTAGCCGTTGCCACATCAACGGTGAAAAATGCAGCACTGAAAAGACTTCAAAGGACTGGTTTAATAGATTTTTTTGATGTTATGATCTTTGGTGATGAAGTACTCAAGAGTAAACCAGACCCCGAGATATATCTCCATACCTTGAAAAAATTAGGAGTTGAAGGATCTCGAGTGGTTGTATTTGAAGATTCAGTCAATGGCATCAGATCAGCTATTAATGCTGGAATTGTAGTTGTTTTTGGCGTGTTGCATGATCGCAATCATCCCCAGTCTTTGATCGAAGCAGGTGCCAAATACGTACAAAAACCACCAGAGATTTTCTCTTTTTTCTTGCAGAAGATATTGCACTTCCAAAGAGATGAGTTATACTCTTAG
- a CDS encoding 5' nucleotidase, NT5C type, whose translation MIDVDDVLTNFNKAFLELSHRLFGTPLDVQITVWDFYKCVPGLSYEMEQIVWEKIKETENFYETLPAYASQEDLLMLKDFIQKTDYEVFFITSRFPTRGRTVEEQTVLWIERYVGIKPRVFVTSKKGIFCRELKIDLALDDAPHHIEDLMNHGISAVVMDWSYNRHITNLPRVKTLGEFIKLIDPSFSR comes from the coding sequence ATGATAGATGTCGATGATGTACTCACCAATTTCAACAAGGCATTTTTGGAATTGAGTCATCGGCTTTTTGGGACTCCGTTAGATGTTCAGATAACAGTGTGGGATTTCTACAAATGTGTTCCTGGATTGAGTTATGAAATGGAACAGATTGTGTGGGAAAAAATCAAGGAAACAGAGAATTTCTACGAAACGCTTCCTGCCTATGCATCGCAGGAAGATTTATTGATGTTAAAAGATTTTATTCAGAAAACCGACTATGAGGTCTTTTTTATCACCTCTCGCTTTCCCACAAGAGGTAGAACAGTCGAGGAACAAACCGTTCTTTGGATAGAAAGATATGTGGGTATTAAACCAAGAGTTTTTGTCACGTCCAAAAAAGGGATATTTTGCAGGGAACTTAAAATCGATCTTGCTCTCGATGATGCTCCTCATCACATAGAAGATCTAATGAATCATGGCATCTCAGCGGTGGTGATGGACTGGTCTTACAACAGACATATTACAAATCTTCCGCGCGTTAAGACCCTTGGAGAATTCATCAAGTTGATCGATCCGAGTTTTAGTAGGTGA
- a CDS encoding DUF4234 domain-containing protein, protein MVPTLLSERKVNSSFAVLAVVFSIIAGFVGMIGAANVLRGMFEGIFNGGFGHGYGYARMFGGMFITLISGLLGILAAIFTLIVLNQWSNTLNENIQNTKVLLSYLKQKVDADKQINLSVLEGHLSALNLNIWAYWVYMAFYIISFIVPMASFVFAILAVVFLSIYLQSVFTVAKRLEEIKNAMYPMLGISSPMLSYIKQRNVGIFILLVIVTIGIYWWYLLIKLSDEINQYIDADQKLRQVINF, encoded by the coding sequence ATGGTTCCAACCTTGTTGAGTGAGAGGAAGGTTAACAGTAGTTTTGCAGTCTTGGCTGTGGTTTTTTCAATTATCGCAGGTTTTGTAGGAATGATAGGCGCTGCCAATGTTCTGAGGGGTATGTTTGAAGGTATCTTTAATGGAGGTTTTGGTCATGGATATGGTTACGCGAGGATGTTTGGAGGTATGTTTATAACATTGATCTCCGGTCTTCTTGGTATATTAGCAGCCATCTTTACTCTGATAGTGTTGAATCAATGGAGCAACACTTTGAATGAAAACATCCAAAATACGAAAGTTTTGCTTAGTTATCTCAAGCAAAAAGTCGATGCCGATAAGCAGATCAACTTGAGTGTTCTTGAAGGACATCTCTCTGCGTTGAATCTGAACATCTGGGCTTATTGGGTTTACATGGCTTTCTACATCATTTCCTTCATTGTGCCAATGGCTTCTTTTGTCTTTGCAATTTTAGCAGTTGTATTTTTGTCGATATATTTACAAAGCGTCTTCACCGTTGCAAAAAGATTGGAAGAGATTAAGAACGCCATGTATCCCATGTTGGGTATCTCTTCACCTATGTTGAGCTATATAAAACAGAGGAATGTTGGGATCTTCATTCTCTTGGTGATCGTGACTATAGGCATTTATTGGTGGTATCTTTTGATAAAACTTTCCGACGAGATCAACCAATACATCGACGCAGATCAAAAACTCAGGCAGGTGATCAATTTCTGA
- a CDS encoding HAD family hydrolase translates to MWVKALLLDYDGTLALVDENEFTQKYFQKLKNFVYENYSLTISSKDILECVEHITKVADGKKNNYERFLSCFSKKYDFSADWKNIFDEFYQSEFFDSLKVLIKPNLRALELLKEFKQSGHKVVLATNPVFPKIAVIKRMSWIDLGESDFDLITHMENFHFCKPDPRYFLQICSIIDVKPSECLMIGNDDLFDRSCEKVGMKYLSVEKIITGGELDGSNLVE, encoded by the coding sequence ATGTGGGTGAAGGCGCTTTTATTGGACTATGATGGAACACTTGCATTGGTTGATGAGAATGAGTTTACCCAAAAATATTTTCAAAAACTCAAGAATTTCGTTTATGAAAACTATTCTTTGACGATTTCAAGTAAAGATATTCTTGAATGTGTTGAACATATAACCAAGGTTGCCGATGGAAAGAAAAATAACTACGAAAGATTTCTATCCTGTTTTTCAAAAAAATATGATTTTTCTGCTGATTGGAAAAATATCTTTGATGAGTTTTATCAAAGTGAGTTCTTTGACAGCCTAAAAGTTCTAATAAAACCAAATCTTCGTGCTTTAGAACTTTTGAAAGAATTCAAACAGAGCGGTCATAAAGTCGTACTCGCCACAAATCCTGTCTTTCCAAAGATAGCCGTGATAAAAAGGATGAGCTGGATAGATCTTGGAGAATCGGATTTTGATCTAATAACACACATGGAAAATTTCCATTTTTGCAAACCAGATCCGAGGTATTTTCTACAAATATGCTCTATAATCGATGTGAAACCAAGCGAATGTCTCATGATTGGGAATGATGATCTGTTTGACAGGAGTTGTGAAAAAGTTGGTATGAAGTATCTATCGGTTGAGAAGATTATCACAGGGGGTGAGCTGGATGGTTCCAACCTTGTTGAGTGA
- a CDS encoding LVIVD repeat-containing protein — protein sequence MKNRWYILPTIFLLVMMLLQGCAGIGDWFGGGGQTSTNRAPNKPTLIGPANGDTLSTVYVTFKWSCTDPDQDTLTYDLYLSEEGQSLSLYKGGISDTQYSISLEPGKSYQWKIIAKDSKNASTPSDVYKFSISKFTKPVNVWDYLYVAGASNGLLIYDVTRYNDIDYPESFKQQISSIKEVVVFGEWAYVIDSSENIVCANLAEYLSGKDPQTYVISSFGSYPANAKRIEAGTFSQSNYLIVANDDRVFAYNISTKSSTSYSGLKSTNAIAIGSNNMIYLAGFQNNQPTLVKLKLGTDGSLNFQGKVNLNYSPLDMALKDGYVLLVGEDSRSLYLEAYDDLTPYATSVELGKLSEDFAGITTHGDRIFVAAGSGGIVSFNFADLLNNLEETEIATSDQWEETSYARDVIVRAYTNGLYAYVSANDGLYVFDVDDVPELITEVAFVSPLYRISAPQQ from the coding sequence ATGAAGAACAGATGGTATATTTTGCCAACGATTTTTCTGTTGGTAATGATGCTCCTTCAGGGTTGTGCTGGAATAGGTGACTGGTTCGGAGGCGGGGGTCAAACGTCGACTAATAGAGCACCTAACAAACCAACATTGATTGGACCCGCGAACGGCGATACATTGAGTACAGTCTATGTGACCTTCAAATGGAGTTGTACAGATCCAGATCAAGATACGTTGACCTATGATCTTTATCTCTCCGAAGAAGGTCAAAGTCTTTCCCTTTACAAAGGAGGAATCAGTGACACCCAATATTCGATAAGTTTAGAACCTGGTAAGAGTTATCAATGGAAAATCATCGCAAAAGATTCTAAAAACGCGAGCACACCAAGTGATGTATACAAATTTTCTATTTCAAAATTCACCAAACCTGTAAACGTGTGGGATTATCTGTACGTTGCAGGTGCATCGAATGGGCTTTTGATTTATGATGTCACAAGGTACAATGATATCGATTACCCAGAGTCATTTAAACAGCAGATTTCGAGTATAAAAGAAGTCGTTGTTTTTGGTGAATGGGCTTACGTGATCGATTCCTCCGAAAATATAGTATGTGCAAACTTAGCAGAATACCTGTCTGGCAAAGATCCACAAACCTATGTCATCTCGTCATTTGGTAGTTATCCTGCCAATGCAAAGAGAATTGAGGCTGGTACCTTTAGTCAATCGAATTATCTGATCGTCGCAAATGATGATAGAGTCTTTGCTTATAACATTAGCACAAAATCGAGTACCTCATACAGTGGTTTGAAATCCACCAACGCGATAGCGATTGGTTCAAACAACATGATCTATCTGGCTGGTTTTCAGAATAATCAACCTACACTCGTCAAATTAAAACTTGGTACAGATGGCAGCTTGAATTTCCAAGGAAAGGTTAATCTGAATTATTCACCATTGGACATGGCTTTAAAAGATGGGTATGTGTTATTAGTTGGAGAGGATTCAAGATCGTTATATCTGGAGGCATACGACGATCTGACACCTTATGCAACGAGCGTCGAACTTGGAAAACTTTCAGAAGACTTTGCTGGAATAACAACCCATGGCGATAGAATCTTCGTGGCTGCGGGAAGCGGTGGAATTGTCAGCTTTAATTTTGCTGATCTTTTAAACAACTTAGAAGAAACCGAAATAGCTACGTCTGATCAATGGGAAGAGACAAGTTATGCAAGAGACGTAATAGTTAGAGCATACACAAATGGTTTATATGCATACGTTTCAGCAAATGATGGTTTATATGTTTTTGATGTGGATGATGTGCCAGAACTAATAACAGAGGTAGCATTTGTCTCACCACTTTACAGAATCTCTGCACCTCAACAATAA